From Streptomyces griseorubiginosus, one genomic window encodes:
- a CDS encoding helix-turn-helix transcriptional regulator, whose translation MMQRSARSSRTLLERESELAAVDEALGELTGLRTDGAEPHGRPRGALLAVAGRAGIGKTTLLAEVRRRAAARGCTVLAARGGDQEQRVAFHVARQLLQPQFADAAEADLRGRLGSWYDIVGPALGLCAPTDGAPPDPQGLRDGLDWVLTHLAVLRTPLVLVLDDAHWADPESLHWLAAFAPRAEELPILVVVAYRPDELPEHAEPFKALPGRAGGRPLDLEPLSAAAVARLVRETLGTHADDAFCRECWAVTAGNPFETVELTAKVHDRGVTPTEGAAHLLRDLAAAVKGSGLVARLERLGTSTVRFAWACAVLGTEIHPRLAAAVAGLGHEEAADAADALRGARILTGVESLEFVHPLIATAVYRAIPPGVRVALHGQAAWCVVNDGRGAAAAARHLLETHPDGDPWVVQQLRAAAAETLRSGAPDAARRYLARALREPPAFEDRAAVLYELGSASLLTEPATTVNHLRAALEEPIAAPDLRHHIVYRLSQVLAHSDRLAEASDTLAREIKVTGDARVKLRMIAEQFMWDAFRADEPDHPSRSRRMARLADRLTGRDLTERYIIGLRTWDAVLRGEPAHVALHHAERALAGGLGWAEPDRGFEVPVLVALAFMYADRPGRTEELFAAGIADFERQGWRGAHLSFAYTLLAYVRFRRGRLAEAEDFVRAGLRLAERVGPGTPAHWYALGVLIEVLLARGRVTEAARIAGDYCFGAPFPAAVVFPDAQTVYGELLLARGLTKEAATELASAGRRLEPRGVRNPAWCPWQLHLARAEALDAPDRAIATALEAVARARQFGAPSAVGQALRLAAEVAPGSTRAKLLEESVSHLERSPAAYELACALVALGTELRRTGRAREAAEHLYRGLDTAVQCGADGLIETARDELTAAGLRPRRLHSTETDTLTSRERRAADLAERGHTDSEIAKELNTDEQVAVRLLSAVCRKLGTDRTGLRPVSDPT comes from the coding sequence ATGATGCAGCGCAGTGCGCGAAGCAGCAGGACTCTCCTGGAGCGGGAGAGCGAACTCGCCGCCGTCGACGAGGCGTTGGGAGAGCTCACCGGGCTGCGCACGGACGGCGCCGAACCCCACGGACGCCCGCGCGGAGCCCTGCTGGCGGTCGCCGGCCGGGCCGGCATCGGCAAGACCACCCTCCTCGCCGAGGTCCGCCGCCGCGCCGCCGCCCGGGGCTGCACCGTACTGGCCGCCCGCGGCGGCGACCAGGAGCAGCGGGTCGCCTTCCATGTCGCCCGGCAGCTCCTCCAGCCGCAGTTCGCCGACGCCGCCGAAGCCGATCTCCGCGGCCGGCTGGGCAGTTGGTACGACATCGTCGGACCCGCCCTCGGCCTGTGCGCCCCCACCGACGGAGCACCACCCGACCCGCAGGGCCTGCGCGACGGACTCGACTGGGTGCTCACCCATCTCGCCGTCCTGCGCACCCCGTTGGTGCTCGTCCTCGACGACGCGCACTGGGCCGACCCCGAATCCCTGCACTGGCTGGCCGCGTTCGCACCCCGCGCCGAGGAACTCCCGATCCTCGTCGTCGTCGCCTACCGGCCCGACGAACTCCCCGAGCACGCCGAGCCGTTCAAGGCGCTGCCCGGCCGGGCGGGCGGACGCCCGCTCGACCTGGAGCCCCTCAGCGCCGCCGCCGTCGCCCGCCTCGTCCGCGAGACGCTCGGCACCCACGCCGACGACGCGTTCTGCCGCGAGTGCTGGGCCGTCACCGCGGGCAACCCCTTCGAGACGGTCGAACTGACCGCCAAGGTCCACGACCGCGGTGTCACCCCGACCGAGGGCGCCGCCCACCTCCTGCGCGACCTCGCCGCCGCCGTCAAGGGCAGCGGCCTGGTCGCCCGCCTCGAACGCCTCGGCACCTCCACGGTCCGCTTCGCCTGGGCCTGCGCGGTCCTCGGCACCGAGATCCACCCCCGGCTCGCGGCCGCCGTCGCCGGACTCGGCCACGAAGAGGCCGCCGACGCGGCCGACGCGCTGCGCGGAGCCCGTATCCTCACCGGCGTCGAGTCCCTGGAGTTCGTCCACCCGCTCATCGCCACCGCCGTCTACCGGGCCATCCCGCCCGGCGTCCGCGTCGCGCTGCACGGCCAGGCCGCCTGGTGCGTCGTCAACGACGGACGGGGCGCCGCCGCGGCCGCCCGCCACCTCCTGGAGACCCACCCCGACGGCGACCCCTGGGTCGTCCAGCAGCTGCGCGCCGCCGCCGCCGAGACCCTCCGCTCCGGCGCCCCCGACGCGGCCCGCCGCTACCTCGCCCGCGCCCTGCGCGAACCCCCGGCCTTCGAGGACCGCGCCGCCGTCCTGTACGAACTGGGCAGCGCCTCCCTGCTCACCGAACCGGCCACCACGGTCAACCACCTGCGCGCCGCCCTCGAGGAGCCCATCGCCGCCCCCGACCTGCGCCACCACATCGTCTACCGGCTCTCCCAGGTCCTCGCCCACAGCGACCGCCTCGCCGAGGCCTCCGACACCCTCGCCCGCGAGATCAAGGTGACCGGCGACGCCCGCGTCAAACTGCGCATGATCGCCGAGCAGTTCATGTGGGACGCCTTCCGCGCCGACGAACCCGACCACCCCTCCCGCTCCCGCCGCATGGCCCGCCTCGCCGACCGCCTCACCGGCCGCGACCTCACCGAGCGGTACATCATCGGCCTGCGCACCTGGGACGCCGTCCTGCGCGGCGAACCCGCCCACGTCGCCCTCCACCACGCCGAGCGCGCCCTCGCCGGAGGCCTCGGCTGGGCCGAGCCAGACCGCGGCTTCGAGGTGCCGGTCCTGGTCGCCCTGGCCTTCATGTACGCCGACCGCCCCGGCCGCACCGAGGAGCTCTTCGCCGCCGGGATCGCCGACTTCGAACGCCAGGGCTGGCGCGGCGCCCACCTCTCCTTCGCCTACACCCTGCTCGCCTACGTCCGCTTCCGCCGCGGCCGCCTCGCCGAGGCCGAGGACTTCGTCCGCGCCGGCCTGCGCCTCGCCGAGCGCGTCGGGCCCGGCACCCCGGCCCACTGGTACGCGCTGGGCGTCCTCATCGAGGTGCTGCTCGCCCGCGGCCGGGTCACCGAGGCCGCCCGCATCGCCGGCGACTACTGCTTCGGGGCGCCCTTCCCGGCCGCCGTCGTCTTCCCCGACGCCCAGACCGTGTACGGCGAACTGCTCCTGGCCCGCGGCCTCACCAAGGAGGCGGCCACCGAGCTGGCCTCCGCGGGCCGCCGCCTGGAACCCCGCGGCGTGCGCAACCCGGCCTGGTGCCCCTGGCAGCTCCACCTGGCCCGCGCCGAGGCCCTGGACGCCCCCGACCGCGCGATCGCCACCGCCCTCGAAGCCGTCGCGCGGGCCCGCCAGTTCGGCGCCCCGTCGGCCGTGGGACAGGCGCTGCGGCTGGCCGCCGAGGTCGCGCCGGGCTCGACCCGGGCGAAACTGCTGGAGGAGTCCGTGTCCCACCTGGAGCGCTCGCCGGCCGCCTACGAGCTCGCCTGCGCGCTGGTGGCCCTCGGCACGGAACTCCGCCGCACGGGCCGCGCCCGGGAAGCGGCCGAACACCTCTACCGGGGCCTGGACACCGCCGTCCAGTGCGGCGCCGACGGACTGATCGAGACCGCCCGCGACGAACTGACCGCGGCTGGCCTGCGCCCGCGCCGCCTGCACAGCACGGAGACGGACACCCTCACGTCCCGCGAACGCCGGGCGGCGGACCTGGCGGAGCGAGGCCACACGGACAGCGAGATCGCGAAGGAACTGAACACGGACGAGCAGGTGGCGGTCCGCCTCCTGTCAGCGGTCTGCCGCAAACTGGGGACGGACCGTACTGGTCTACGACCGGTGAGTGATCCCACCTAG